A window of Rhinatrema bivittatum chromosome 2, aRhiBiv1.1, whole genome shotgun sequence contains these coding sequences:
- the LOC115085929 gene encoding zinc finger protein OZF-like isoform X3: MPQTPEIDDPERDRWQLSKNLEGKKMLLERDREDTSSCSDWGKNCKKQINSTGDLTENSPMCKQPASNITHTKEEQRNQTTEQMYLCDVCGILLKDPVTLKSHQLFHAEERPFICTDCGKTFFQEGELLEQEKNPIEERHFICSECGEKRLLEVTQYRKNFIIQANLIKYQTSHPEKKEFPCNILFSEKLLTEHQKMHTNERPFSCTKCKKWFSRRDVLSRHMKIHSGVNKFTCAECGKSFRQKSYLTSHQKIHTGLKTFTCTDCGKSFRQKSNLTSHQGIHTEVKIFTCEECGKSFEKNSYLINHQRIHIAVKQFTCTECGKSFSHPCNLTNHQRIHKEFKTFICMACGKSFNQSSHLSKHQRIHTAVKQFTCTECGESFRHKSNLTNHQKTHTVEIAVINASQKGRKEIQHDTQTGILVCASNTQENSRETVQQNNDVYVIYMRCD; the protein is encoded by the coding sequence aaattgaTGATCCAGAGAGAGATCGTTGGCAACTCAGCAAAAATCTGGAAGGGAAAAAGATGTTActagaaagagacagagaggatACGTCTTCATGTTCTGACTGGGGAAAAAATTGCAAGAAACAAATAAATTCAACAGGAGACCTGACTGAGAATTCTCCTATGTGTAAGCAACCTGCCAGTAacatcacacacacaaaagaagagcagagaAACCAGACAACAGAACAAATGTATTTATGTGATGTGTGTGGGATACTCCTCAAGGatcctgtaactctgaaatcacATCAGTTATTTCATGCTGAAGAGAGACCATTTATATGTACTGACTGTGGGAAAACCTTCTTTCAGGAAGGAGAACTGCTGGAACAAGAGAAGAACCCCATCGAAGAGAGACATTTTATATGTTCTGAATGCGGGGAAAAGAGACTGTTGGAAGTAACACAATACAGGAAAAACTTTATTATACAAGCAAATCTTATAAAATACCAGACAAGccacccagaaaaaaaagaatttccaTGTAATATTCTcttttcagaaaagcttttaacAGAACACCAAAAAATGCACACTAATGAAAGACCATTCTCATGCACTAAATGTAAAAAATGGTTTAGCAGAAGGGATGTCCTCTCACGCCACATGAAAATCCACTCAGGAGTGAACAAATTCACATGTGcagagtgtggtaaaagtttcagacAAAAGAGCTACCTCACTAGCCACCAAAAAATCCACACAGGATTGaaaacatttacatgtactgaCTGTGGAAAAAGCTTCAGGCAGAAGAGCAACCTCACTAGCCACCAGGGAATCCACACAGAAGTGAAAATATTTACATGTGaagagtgtggtaaaagctttgaGAAGAACAGTTACCTCATAAACCACCAGCGAATCCACATAGCAGTGAAACAATTTACATGTAccgagtgtggtaaaagcttcagtcatCCATGTAATCTCACaaaccaccagagaatccacaaagaatttaaaacatttatctgTATGgcatgtgggaaaagcttcaatCAGAGCAGTCACCTCTCaaaacaccagagaatccacacagcagTAAAACAATTTACATGTacagaatgtggtgaaagcttcaGGCATAAAAGTAATCTCACGAACCACCAGAAAACCCACACAGTAGAAATAGCAGTAATCAATGCATCtcagaaagggagaaaagaaatTCAACATGATACTCAGACAGGAATTCTAGTTTGTGCAAGCAACACACAGGAAAATAGCAGAGAAACTGTACAACAGAACAACGATGTTTATGTGATATATATGAGGTGTGATTGA